Proteins found in one Oribacterium sp. oral taxon 102 genomic segment:
- a CDS encoding D-alanyl-D-alanine carboxypeptidase family protein produces MILSLCSNPPVRKHSACRSSLRAASQLRRFRAAGRYHFLALLLVLLLLLLPSPAGTVFGETLWPEPDGDVQAEGALLMDADSGTVLYQKNEHEHYFPASITKVLTAVIVLEKTENLDEMVEFSADATGKNLEPNSTVIAASAGDQLSVRDCLYCLLLHSANDCANALAEHVAGSNEAFAELMNQKAAELGCTDSHFRNPSGLNDPEHYTSAHDMALILQYAIRNPVFRQIDAVQAYTHAPISRYPDPASPENTVYAHHRMMRKSYRDYYEGVFAGKTGYTTLAGNTLLTAAERDGMTLIAVILNGHNTQYSDTRRLFDFGFEHFHSLSAAEQDQSYTALSDNFRIQGISMVDMLQFRMDSAQRVTLPKEQELRDAQSILSYSLSEAERKNQTIARVDYSFAGRAVGKAYIRLVDERAVREQQARDAEILSQKVLETVPERISVQETPLPTVAGQLTPESSENRAPIILDRESGSIRIQKPILRLLQILALLAAAVLLIMGILYLMQRREEFLRKRRRRRMLKHTRDLTRAQKARRDLMLGKKKSGRARRR; encoded by the coding sequence TTGATTTTATCCCTATGCAGTAATCCCCCTGTGCGGAAGCACAGCGCATGCCGCAGCAGTCTGCGCGCCGCTTCACAGCTTCGCCGCTTTCGTGCTGCGGGCAGATATCACTTCCTTGCGCTCCTGCTCGTGCTCCTGCTGCTCCTGCTCCCGTCTCCCGCAGGCACAGTCTTCGGAGAGACACTCTGGCCGGAGCCGGACGGCGACGTACAGGCGGAGGGCGCGTTGCTGATGGATGCGGATTCCGGCACCGTGCTCTACCAGAAAAACGAGCACGAGCACTATTTCCCCGCCTCCATCACGAAGGTGCTGACTGCCGTCATCGTACTGGAAAAAACAGAAAATCTCGACGAAATGGTGGAATTCTCTGCAGATGCCACAGGGAAGAATCTCGAGCCGAACTCCACTGTCATTGCTGCCTCGGCAGGCGATCAGCTCTCCGTGCGTGACTGCCTCTACTGCCTGCTGCTGCATTCGGCAAACGACTGCGCCAATGCGCTCGCGGAGCATGTCGCCGGCTCCAATGAGGCCTTCGCCGAACTGATGAATCAGAAGGCGGCGGAGCTGGGCTGTACGGATTCTCATTTCCGGAATCCCTCCGGTCTGAATGATCCGGAGCATTATACCAGCGCCCACGATATGGCGCTCATTCTGCAGTACGCCATCCGAAATCCGGTTTTCCGGCAGATCGACGCAGTGCAGGCATACACCCATGCACCGATCAGCCGTTACCCCGATCCCGCGTCTCCTGAGAATACCGTCTACGCACACCACCGCATGATGCGGAAGAGCTACCGCGACTACTATGAGGGCGTCTTCGCCGGAAAAACCGGCTACACCACCCTCGCCGGCAATACGCTGCTCACCGCAGCGGAGCGGGACGGTATGACGCTGATCGCCGTGATCCTGAATGGGCACAATACCCAATACAGCGATACCAGAAGGCTCTTCGACTTCGGCTTCGAGCATTTCCACTCCCTGTCCGCAGCAGAGCAGGATCAGAGCTATACCGCGCTCTCCGACAACTTCCGCATTCAGGGCATCTCCATGGTGGATATGCTGCAGTTCCGGATGGATAGTGCGCAACGTGTCACGCTCCCGAAGGAGCAGGAGCTGCGCGACGCCCAGTCCATTCTCAGCTATTCGCTCAGTGAAGCCGAGCGGAAGAACCAGACCATTGCCCGCGTAGACTACAGCTTCGCCGGACGAGCGGTCGGAAAAGCATACATCCGCCTCGTCGATGAGCGTGCTGTGCGGGAGCAGCAGGCGAGGGATGCCGAGATTCTTTCGCAGAAGGTGCTGGAAACCGTGCCGGAGCGGATCTCTGTGCAGGAGACGCCGCTGCCGACCGTCGCGGGACAGCTCACGCCGGAAAGCAGCGAAAACCGCGCCCCGATCATCCTCGACCGGGAAAGCGGCAGCATCCGCATCCAAAAGCCGATCCTGCGGCTCCTCCAAATCCTGGCGCTGCTCGCTGCGGCTGTGCTCCTCATCATGGGCATCCTCTATCTGATGCAGCGCCGGGAGGAATTCCTCCGGAAGCGCCGCCGGAGGCGGATGCTGAAGCATACGAGAGATCTGACGCGGGCGCAGAAGGCGCGGCGCGACCTGATGCTCGGCAAGAAGAAAAGCGGAAGAGCCCGAAGAAGATGA
- a CDS encoding sensor histidine kinase, with the protein MKKILAASLHTLALLLLLLSLILLHFSSEGSLLSVLRQPDYFRSDSFESEFSEAVSDIFDYIDLRALFEKNGALNLNQVVAQAEERGTPVSYTLNYLIRYARSMGYYLNAKNEIQLDERSATISPMEDEKEHPIRITFRAYMPDYKPLSPADGLSSLGKLAQETLGYLAKYYAARAEFFDQDSNLKFSVRYTSGEKSMLYTNAADMTEAEICALGSFLSTDSDSLAVRSNLRTAPANIPPLLQARNPYADGSYTMAVGVNRTLPAADAFSDAAQRYESSRILSAAGLFLLLGSLLLAGGSYVWLLLLTGKSAERKGIVLYPADHAPLELLLLLFLLWFLWTNRLAPVFLDSLVLVIGELRDTDFWIALFRFLFCYLLFVPLSLSLVRAYKARTLWKASLLRRLSELVRCYTESAAQTAPRFYSLLLFVLPNLLGILLFLLLFLHFLQNRSLRAFFTALALLCILALIDFYSWRITAGLSEAVGRQVRAERLRTDLITNVSHDLKTPLTSILNYVELLKREELDNPRAQEYLEILEQKSGRLKTLTEDLVEASKASSGSITMNFTELDYGEMIQQALGEFEDKLSAAKLTIVETLPPEPLMIVSDGRHLWRIIENLLNNCCKYALRGSRVYVDVYRDEDCAVCTIKNISASPLNITPEELTERFVRGDVSRSTEGSGLGLSIAKSLSSLMKGELRIEIDGDLYKASVRLPLSVES; encoded by the coding sequence ATGAAAAAAATCCTTGCCGCCTCTCTCCACACGCTTGCGCTCCTGCTCCTGCTCCTTAGCCTGATCCTGCTGCATTTCTCCTCGGAGGGCAGCCTGCTCTCCGTCCTGCGGCAGCCGGATTACTTCCGCTCCGACAGCTTCGAAAGCGAATTCTCCGAAGCCGTGAGCGATATTTTCGATTATATCGATCTTCGGGCGCTCTTCGAGAAGAACGGGGCATTGAACCTGAATCAGGTCGTCGCGCAGGCAGAGGAACGAGGGACTCCCGTCTCCTATACGCTGAACTACCTGATCCGGTACGCCCGCTCCATGGGCTATTACCTGAATGCCAAAAACGAGATCCAGCTGGATGAGCGAAGCGCGACCATCAGCCCGATGGAGGACGAGAAGGAGCATCCGATCCGCATCACCTTCCGCGCCTATATGCCGGACTATAAGCCCCTGAGCCCCGCGGACGGACTGAGCAGCCTCGGGAAGCTCGCACAGGAGACGCTCGGCTATCTTGCGAAATACTATGCCGCCCGCGCCGAATTCTTCGATCAGGACAGCAATCTGAAATTCTCCGTCCGCTATACCTCCGGAGAGAAGTCCATGCTCTACACCAACGCTGCGGATATGACGGAAGCGGAGATCTGCGCCCTCGGGAGCTTCCTGTCGACGGACTCCGACAGTCTCGCTGTCCGCAGCAATCTCCGTACCGCCCCTGCCAACATTCCCCCGCTTTTACAAGCGCGGAACCCCTATGCAGACGGCAGCTATACGATGGCGGTCGGCGTCAATCGGACGCTTCCGGCAGCGGACGCCTTTTCCGATGCCGCGCAGCGCTATGAAAGCAGCCGTATCCTCTCCGCGGCCGGTCTTTTCCTCCTGCTCGGCTCTCTCCTCCTCGCGGGGGGCAGCTATGTCTGGCTGCTTCTGCTGACCGGAAAATCTGCGGAGCGGAAGGGCATCGTGCTCTATCCGGCAGACCATGCGCCGCTGGAGCTCCTCCTCCTGCTCTTCCTGCTCTGGTTTCTCTGGACGAATCGTCTCGCGCCGGTCTTTCTCGATTCTCTGGTGCTCGTGATCGGGGAGCTTCGCGATACAGACTTCTGGATCGCGCTTTTCCGCTTCCTCTTCTGCTACCTGCTCTTCGTACCGCTCAGCCTCTCCCTCGTCCGGGCTTACAAGGCGCGGACGCTCTGGAAGGCTTCGCTGCTGCGCCGGCTCTCTGAGCTGGTACGCTGCTATACCGAAAGCGCGGCGCAGACCGCCCCGCGCTTCTACAGCCTCCTGCTCTTTGTCCTGCCGAACCTGCTGGGTATCCTGCTCTTCCTTCTGCTCTTCCTCCACTTCCTGCAGAACCGGAGCCTCCGCGCGTTCTTCACCGCTCTCGCACTGCTGTGCATTCTGGCGCTGATCGACTTCTACAGCTGGCGCATCACCGCGGGGCTGAGCGAGGCAGTCGGCAGGCAGGTAAGGGCGGAGCGGCTCCGGACGGATCTGATCACCAATGTCTCGCATGATCTGAAAACGCCGCTCACTTCGATTCTCAACTATGTCGAGCTCCTGAAGCGGGAGGAGCTCGACAATCCTCGTGCGCAGGAATATCTGGAAATCCTCGAGCAGAAGTCCGGACGGCTGAAAACCCTGACCGAGGATCTCGTGGAGGCGAGCAAGGCGAGCTCCGGCAGCATTACCATGAATTTCACGGAGCTCGACTACGGAGAGATGATACAGCAGGCGCTGGGCGAATTCGAGGATAAGCTCTCCGCCGCGAAGCTCACCATCGTAGAAACGCTCCCGCCGGAGCCGCTGATGATCGTTTCCGACGGACGGCATCTCTGGAGAATCATCGAAAATCTGCTGAACAACTGCTGCAAGTACGCGCTCCGAGGCAGCCGTGTCTATGTCGATGTTTATCGCGACGAGGACTGCGCGGTCTGCACCATCAAGAACATCTCTGCATCACCGCTCAATATCACGCCGGAGGAGCTTACGGAGCGATTCGTCCGCGGCGATGTCAGCCGGAGCACGGAGGGCTCCGGACTCGGGCTCTCCATCGCGAAGAGTCTGAGCAGCCTGATGAAGGGCGAGCTCCGGATCGAGATCGACGGCGACCTCTACAAGGCATCTGTCCGTCTGCCTCTGTCCGTGGAATCCTGA
- the truA gene encoding tRNA pseudouridine(38-40) synthase TruA: protein MRRIKLVVSYDGTNYQGWQRQEGRRSIEGELNRALSMLLPEERPEVVGASRTDSGVHALGNVACFDTASSIPALRFPMALNRYLPEDIRVLSGEEVPEHFHPRFTPHEKHYLYRIDRSRIPLPERRLYCYAFSFPLDLAAMRRAAAYLEGEHDFRSFVNPDSQVFRHGGDAVRTIYAIRIEEESAPGQAGELVFRISGSGFLYHMIRILVGTLLEVGRGRRCPEEMPEILSARDRRAAGQTVPAKGLCLAELRY from the coding sequence TTGCGGAGAATCAAGCTGGTCGTCAGCTATGACGGCACGAACTATCAGGGCTGGCAGAGACAGGAGGGGCGGCGCAGCATAGAGGGGGAGCTGAATCGCGCGCTTTCTATGCTGCTGCCCGAGGAGCGCCCCGAGGTCGTCGGGGCGAGCCGAACTGATTCCGGCGTCCATGCGCTGGGGAATGTCGCCTGCTTCGACACGGCCTCCTCCATCCCTGCGCTGCGTTTCCCGATGGCGCTGAACCGCTATCTCCCGGAGGATATCCGGGTGCTGTCGGGGGAGGAGGTGCCGGAGCACTTTCATCCCCGCTTTACCCCGCATGAGAAGCATTATCTCTATCGGATCGACCGAAGCAGGATCCCGCTTCCGGAGCGGCGGCTTTACTGCTATGCTTTTTCCTTTCCGCTCGACCTCGCAGCGATGCGGCGGGCAGCGGCATACCTTGAGGGGGAGCATGATTTCCGAAGCTTCGTGAATCCGGACTCGCAGGTCTTCCGGCATGGAGGGGATGCGGTACGGACGATCTATGCGATCCGGATCGAGGAGGAGAGCGCGCCCGGACAGGCGGGGGAGCTCGTCTTCCGGATCAGCGGCAGCGGCTTCCTCTACCACATGATCCGTATCCTTGTCGGGACGCTTCTGGAGGTAGGGCGAGGCAGACGATGCCCGGAGGAGATGCCGGAGATCCTCTCGGCGCGAGACCGGAGAGCCGCCGGACAGACTGTCCCGGCGAAGGGACTCTGCCTCGCGGAACTGAGGTATTAA
- a CDS encoding energy-coupling factor transporter transmembrane component T family protein, which translates to MLREVTIGQYYPVDSVLHRLDPRVKLLATLLYLLSLFLMQSWSGYAFAALVLCLLIRLSRVPVRFLTRGLRGILFILLLSVSFNLFLTPGTVLVQLGILKISREGLRIAIMMALRLILLVIGSSIMTLTTTPNQLTDGLEKGLGFLRLLHVPVHEIAMMMSIALRFIPILIEETDKIMKAQQARGADFESGGLLRRARALVPILVPLFISAFRRASELAMAMEARCYHGGEGRTKLKPLRYERRDRNAYLLLALYLLCCIGIRFLPLP; encoded by the coding sequence ATGCTCCGAGAGGTGACGATAGGGCAGTATTATCCGGTGGACTCGGTGCTGCATCGGCTGGATCCGCGTGTGAAGCTGCTTGCCACGCTGCTCTACCTGCTATCCCTCTTTCTGATGCAGAGCTGGAGCGGGTATGCCTTCGCGGCGCTGGTGCTTTGTCTCCTGATCCGCCTTTCGAGGGTGCCGGTTCGCTTCCTTACGAGGGGGCTCAGGGGAATCCTCTTCATCCTGCTGCTGTCCGTGAGCTTCAACCTCTTCCTGACGCCGGGAACCGTGCTGGTGCAGCTGGGAATCCTGAAGATAAGCCGGGAGGGGCTTCGGATCGCCATTATGATGGCGCTTCGTCTGATTCTGCTCGTTATAGGAAGCTCTATCATGACGCTGACCACGACGCCCAATCAGCTGACGGACGGGCTGGAGAAGGGACTGGGCTTTCTGCGGCTTCTGCATGTTCCGGTGCATGAGATCGCGATGATGATGTCGATTGCGCTTCGCTTCATTCCGATCCTGATCGAGGAGACCGACAAGATCATGAAGGCGCAGCAGGCGAGAGGGGCGGACTTCGAGAGCGGAGGCCTCCTCCGGCGCGCGCGTGCGCTGGTGCCGATTCTGGTGCCGCTGTTTATCAGCGCCTTCCGCCGCGCTTCGGAGCTCGCGATGGCGATGGAGGCACGCTGCTATCACGGCGGCGAGGGCAGGACGAAGCTGAAGCCGCTCCGCTATGAGCGAAGAGACAGGAATGCCTACCTGCTGCTTGCTCTCTATCTCCTGTGCTGCATCGGCATACGCTTCCTGCCGCTGCCGTAG
- a CDS encoding response regulator transcription factor has translation MQTILVCDDDKQIVEAISIYLTGEGFRVLKAYDGYDALDILEKSKADLLILDVMMPGLDGIRTTLKIREQSSVPIIILSAKGEDNDKILGLNIGADDYITKPFNPLELVARVKSQLRRYTQLGNIGEARDSEHIFRNGGLVINDDTKEVTVDGELVKLTPIEYNILLLLVKNAGKVFSIDEIYTSIWNEQAIGADNTVAVHIRHIREKIEINPREPRYLKVVWGVGYKIEKQGSEEGK, from the coding sequence ATGCAGACCATTTTAGTTTGTGACGACGATAAGCAGATCGTGGAGGCGATCTCCATTTATCTCACCGGCGAGGGCTTCCGTGTGCTGAAGGCCTACGACGGCTACGATGCGCTGGACATTCTGGAAAAAAGCAAGGCAGATCTCCTCATTCTGGATGTAATGATGCCGGGACTCGACGGGATCCGCACCACGCTGAAGATCCGGGAGCAGAGCTCCGTGCCGATCATCATTCTCTCCGCGAAGGGAGAGGACAATGACAAGATCCTCGGGCTCAATATCGGCGCCGACGACTATATCACGAAGCCCTTCAACCCACTCGAGCTCGTGGCGCGCGTGAAGTCTCAGCTCCGCCGCTATACCCAGCTCGGGAATATCGGGGAGGCGCGGGACAGCGAGCATATCTTCCGAAACGGCGGGCTCGTCATCAATGACGACACCAAGGAGGTCACCGTAGACGGAGAGCTCGTGAAGCTCACCCCGATCGAATACAACATTCTCCTGCTGCTCGTGAAAAATGCCGGCAAGGTCTTCTCCATCGACGAGATCTATACCTCGATCTGGAACGAGCAGGCGATCGGCGCCGACAATACGGTCGCCGTACATATCCGGCATATCCGGGAGAAGATCGAAATCAATCCGCGCGAGCCGCGCTATCTGAAGGTCGTCTGGGGCGTCGGCTACAAAATCGAGAAGCAGGGCAGCGAAGAGGGCAAATAA
- a CDS encoding pectinesterase family protein has translation MPQIVISERNRIIEGMQYTGALSAYLPHPDGRPYHTFRSYTVLADGENLTFRHCRIENTAGRGIEAGQAIALYLDGDGIVLEDCILRGHQDTLFLAPLPEREREKDGFLGPKQFLPRTPRVFRFRRCRIEGGVDFIFGGAEAYFDDCEFRSVEPGFVFAPSTPEGQETGFVARNCRFTCTETVPDRSCYIGRPWREHARLRLEHCELGRHIHPRGFDDWGRAECHATVRFEEIGSYGPGAENADRPDYILRSESCMHAHSPAVGAAAGISAAVPGVG, from the coding sequence ATGCCGCAGATTGTGATTTCAGAGAGAAACAGAATTATCGAGGGGATGCAGTATACCGGAGCCCTGTCTGCGTACCTGCCGCATCCGGACGGGAGACCCTATCATACCTTCCGGAGCTATACAGTGCTGGCGGACGGAGAAAATCTGACCTTCCGTCACTGTCGGATCGAGAATACAGCGGGGCGGGGCATAGAGGCGGGACAGGCGATCGCCCTCTATCTGGACGGAGACGGGATCGTGCTGGAGGACTGTATCCTGCGGGGGCATCAGGATACGCTCTTTCTGGCGCCGCTGCCGGAGCGGGAGCGGGAAAAGGACGGCTTCCTCGGACCGAAGCAGTTTCTGCCGCGGACGCCCCGGGTCTTCCGCTTCCGGCGCTGCCGGATCGAGGGCGGTGTAGACTTCATCTTCGGGGGCGCGGAGGCGTACTTCGATGACTGCGAGTTCCGTTCCGTGGAGCCGGGCTTCGTTTTTGCGCCCTCTACACCCGAGGGACAGGAGACCGGCTTCGTCGCGAGAAACTGCCGCTTTACCTGTACGGAGACGGTGCCGGACCGCTCCTGCTATATCGGACGTCCGTGGCGGGAGCATGCACGGCTTCGCCTCGAGCACTGTGAGCTGGGACGGCATATCCATCCGCGCGGCTTCGACGACTGGGGAAGGGCGGAATGTCACGCGACCGTGCGCTTCGAGGAGATCGGCTCCTACGGACCCGGTGCGGAAAATGCAGACAGACCGGATTACATCCTTAGATCGGAGAGCTGTATGCACGCGCACTCTCCTGCCGTCGGGGCTGCTGCGGGGATTTCCGCAGCAGTCCCGGGTGTCGGGTAA
- a CDS encoding N-acetylmuramoyl-L-alanine amidase family protein: protein MRSKAYRAAIVTAIFLSLLFSVQTFARDSYSTITGVKLRLSDSFKELEAGDPWPSLSEGDFEVGDSEKYFVDSVQWYDNNMRTEMRVGDTAKVRVYLEARTKQKSGGDEVVYRFSGSYGSSNVRIVNGSLLSVKRNGYYDMELLLTLPAVKGDYDMAENLSWSAGSLGYAAWDAPSNGSGYYEVSLYRDTRRLVTITTDARSLNLYPWMTEEGDYRFTVVTIPYTEEQKKYGKKSDTAESDYQTIRSDNRSNGDGKYGTTQISGNTSGNAGSGTSVPNGTGTVGWFQSSGGWYFRYPNQQLLRDSWLSWKDRWYHFNSQGQMETGWYKSSYGNWFYLDPGIGYAKTGWQQINNVWYYFNTAKGDSEAVMFQNTFGRIGNDYYYFDQNGAMRTGWVSVKDSSGVEQYYYFYEDGRMARNTEVSGFRLDGNGRWIH, encoded by the coding sequence ATGAGAAGCAAAGCATACAGGGCGGCGATAGTTACAGCGATATTCCTTAGCCTGCTTTTTTCGGTGCAGACCTTTGCCAGGGACAGCTACAGCACGATTACCGGGGTGAAGCTTCGCCTGAGCGACAGCTTCAAGGAGCTGGAGGCGGGAGACCCCTGGCCGAGCCTTTCGGAGGGCGACTTCGAGGTAGGAGATTCCGAGAAGTATTTTGTGGACAGCGTACAGTGGTACGACAATAATATGCGGACCGAGATGCGGGTCGGCGATACCGCGAAGGTTCGGGTCTATCTGGAGGCGCGGACGAAACAGAAATCCGGCGGCGACGAGGTTGTTTACCGTTTCAGCGGCTCCTACGGAAGCTCGAATGTCCGCATTGTGAACGGGAGCCTGCTCAGCGTGAAGCGAAACGGCTACTATGACATGGAGCTGCTGCTCACCCTGCCCGCTGTCAAGGGAGACTACGACATGGCGGAGAATCTGAGCTGGTCTGCGGGCAGCCTCGGCTACGCTGCATGGGATGCGCCCTCGAACGGCTCCGGTTATTATGAGGTAAGCCTGTACCGGGATACGAGGCGGCTTGTGACGATTACGACGGACGCGCGCTCTCTGAATCTCTATCCGTGGATGACGGAAGAGGGCGACTACCGCTTCACGGTTGTGACGATCCCCTACACCGAGGAGCAGAAGAAGTACGGAAAGAAGTCGGATACGGCAGAGTCGGATTACCAGACGATCCGTTCCGATAACCGCTCCAACGGAGACGGGAAGTACGGGACGACGCAGATCAGCGGCAATACGTCCGGCAATGCGGGCAGCGGCACTTCTGTGCCCAATGGGACAGGAACGGTCGGCTGGTTCCAGAGCAGCGGCGGCTGGTATTTCCGTTATCCGAATCAGCAGCTCCTCCGCGACAGCTGGCTGAGCTGGAAGGACAGGTGGTATCATTTCAACAGCCAGGGGCAGATGGAAACCGGCTGGTACAAGAGTTCCTACGGGAACTGGTTCTATCTCGATCCGGGTATCGGCTATGCCAAGACCGGCTGGCAGCAGATCAACAATGTCTGGTATTATTTCAATACCGCGAAGGGTGACAGCGAGGCGGTCATGTTCCAGAACACCTTCGGACGGATCGGAAACGACTACTACTATTTCGATCAGAACGGCGCGATGCGAACCGGCTGGGTATCGGTCAAGGACAGCAGCGGTGTCGAACAGTACTATTACTTCTATGAGGACGGACGGATGGCGAGGAATACGGAGGTCAGCGGCTTCCGTCTCGATGGGAACGGCAGGTGGATACACTAG
- the citX gene encoding citrate lyase holo-[acyl-carrier protein] synthase, protein MTGIEVILTDMLECREARAARQRQFLMETGCPLLSFSMNIPGPVKTNAALLRAFLSGREALRTALHEQGLPIRREAERHEKTGDELLYAVDAEPSALKALSVRIEEHHPLGRLFDIDVIDRSGRKLSRPTQRRCLICGGPAQDCAHSRRHSVAEMQERIEALLRDFLRD, encoded by the coding sequence ATGACCGGAATCGAAGTGATCCTGACCGATATGCTGGAATGCCGTGAGGCGCGCGCTGCACGGCAGCGGCAGTTTCTCATGGAAACCGGCTGCCCCCTGCTGTCCTTTTCCATGAACATCCCGGGGCCGGTGAAAACCAACGCAGCGCTTCTCCGCGCCTTTCTCTCCGGAAGGGAGGCGCTCCGCACCGCGCTGCACGAGCAGGGCCTCCCGATCCGAAGGGAGGCGGAGCGTCATGAAAAGACCGGAGACGAGCTGCTCTACGCCGTCGATGCCGAACCCTCGGCTCTGAAGGCATTGTCCGTCCGAATCGAGGAGCATCATCCGCTCGGACGGCTCTTCGACATCGATGTGATCGATCGAAGCGGAAGGAAACTTTCCCGTCCCACACAGCGCCGTTGTCTGATCTGCGGCGGCCCGGCGCAGGACTGCGCGCACTCCCGCCGCCACAGCGTCGCGGAGATGCAGGAACGGATCGAAGCCCTGCTCCGGGACTTCCTCCGGGATTGA
- a CDS encoding energy-coupling factor transporter ATPase: MKIIDILHLAYDYIRLDENDKVAEQNRALSDLNLQIEEGSFVCVLGHNGSGKSTLAKLLNGLNLPTEGTVFVGGMDTRREDQLWDIRRETGMVFQNPDNQIIGAVVEEDVAFGPENIGVPTAELWERVNRALEAVKMGAYRLKSPNRLSGGQKQRVAIAGTMAMLPRCIVLDEPTAMLDPSGRAEVIRTVEELNRTAGITIILITHYMEETVRADRLLVMDNGHLVMDGSPRQIFSEVQRLKAYRMDVPAVTELAWRLHRSGMPLTVPVLTREELVDALRGLLPKQTEFEPDFVKRAPKHEEITDPILRVEGLSQVYQQGTAMESHALRQLSFSVQRGSITAIIGHTGSGKSTLVQHLNGLLRGTEGRILVRFREPIPAGASGFSDIYAKDFPMKELRFKVGLVFQYPEYQLFEIDVLRDVMFGPKNQGFSEAAAKERAEEALRMVGLPEELWQKSPFELSGGEKRRAAIAGVLAMKPEILILDEPTAGLDPAGREDMFRQIESLHRQEGMTILLISHSMDDVARYAEQVLVLDQGELRMSGTPEEVFRRYRELETMGLGAPQMTYLVQELKEAGIRFESRPDTVEEAAEAILSLYRRAGGALLPDRDNGGDSESRKGKEGEPCSER; encoded by the coding sequence TTGAAAATCATAGATATTCTGCATCTCGCCTATGACTACATACGGCTGGATGAAAACGATAAGGTCGCGGAGCAGAACCGGGCGCTCTCGGATCTGAATCTTCAGATCGAGGAGGGAAGCTTCGTCTGCGTGCTGGGACATAACGGTTCCGGGAAATCCACACTCGCGAAGCTTCTGAACGGGCTGAATCTGCCGACTGAGGGAACGGTCTTCGTCGGCGGGATGGACACGAGGCGGGAGGATCAGCTCTGGGACATCCGCAGAGAAACTGGCATGGTATTCCAGAATCCGGACAATCAGATCATCGGTGCTGTAGTGGAGGAGGATGTCGCCTTCGGGCCGGAGAATATCGGTGTGCCGACCGCAGAGCTTTGGGAGAGGGTGAATCGTGCGCTGGAGGCGGTGAAGATGGGCGCGTACCGTCTGAAAAGTCCGAACCGGCTCTCCGGCGGGCAGAAGCAGCGGGTAGCGATCGCGGGGACGATGGCCATGCTCCCGCGCTGCATCGTGCTGGATGAGCCGACCGCGATGCTGGATCCCAGCGGCAGGGCGGAGGTGATTCGTACGGTAGAGGAGCTGAATCGCACGGCGGGGATCACGATTATCCTGATCACACATTATATGGAGGAGACGGTTCGCGCGGATCGTCTCCTTGTGATGGATAACGGGCATCTCGTGATGGATGGCAGTCCGCGGCAAATCTTCTCGGAGGTGCAGCGGCTGAAGGCTTATCGGATGGACGTACCGGCGGTGACGGAGCTTGCGTGGCGGCTGCACAGATCGGGGATGCCGCTGACAGTACCGGTTCTGACACGGGAGGAGCTGGTGGATGCACTTCGGGGGCTTCTCCCGAAGCAGACAGAGTTCGAGCCGGACTTCGTGAAGCGGGCACCGAAGCATGAGGAAATCACCGACCCGATCCTCCGGGTGGAGGGACTGTCGCAGGTCTACCAGCAGGGGACTGCGATGGAGAGCCATGCGCTCCGGCAGCTCAGCTTCTCCGTCCAGCGCGGCTCGATCACGGCGATCATCGGGCATACCGGCTCCGGTAAGTCTACGCTGGTACAGCATCTGAACGGGCTGCTCAGGGGGACGGAGGGCAGGATACTCGTGCGGTTCCGGGAGCCGATTCCTGCAGGCGCTTCCGGCTTTTCGGATATCTATGCGAAGGATTTCCCGATGAAGGAGCTCCGCTTCAAGGTGGGGCTGGTTTTCCAGTATCCGGAATACCAGCTTTTCGAAATCGACGTCCTTCGGGATGTTATGTTCGGGCCGAAGAATCAGGGCTTTTCGGAGGCGGCGGCGAAGGAACGGGCGGAGGAGGCGCTCAGAATGGTAGGGCTTCCGGAGGAGCTCTGGCAGAAGTCACCCTTTGAGCTTTCCGGCGGCGAGAAGCGTCGCGCGGCGATCGCGGGCGTACTCGCGATGAAGCCGGAGATCCTGATTCTGGATGAGCCGACGGCGGGCTTGGATCCCGCCGGCAGGGAGGATATGTTCCGGCAGATCGAATCTCTTCACCGGCAGGAGGGGATGACGATCCTTCTGATATCCCACTCCATGGACGACGTAGCACGCTATGCGGAGCAGGTGCTCGTGCTCGATCAGGGGGAGCTTCGGATGTCGGGGACGCCGGAGGAGGTCTTTCGGCGATACCGGGAGCTGGAGACGATGGGACTCGGCGCGCCGCAGATGACCTATCTCGTGCAGGAGCTGAAGGAGGCGGGCATTCGCTTCGAATCAAGGCCCGATACCGTGGAGGAGGCTGCGGAGGCGATCCTTTCGCTGTACCGAAGAGCCGGCGGTGCGCTGCTGCCTGACAGAGACAACGGCGGGGACAGCGAATCAAGGAAGGGAAAGGAGGGTGAGCCATGCTCCGAGAGGTGA